In Natronomonas halophila, one DNA window encodes the following:
- a CDS encoding phosphate ABC transporter ATP-binding protein gives MLRATDVTQAYGDEAVFRNVSIDIEPGEVVAVIGPSGVGKTTLLRMLALSLEPDDGAVTFDGTDVWTADETERLSLRRRIGMVFQEASLFDGSVARNVEYGLRIRRSWGERFRSELRSLVGANGTADAVCESLDIVGLTEKMDQHAGSLSGGEAQRVSFARALAYDPDVLLLDEPTSDLDPRNTAVIEEAIAEARSRGIGVVVATHDMHQAERVADRVAVLLDGSITEIAPTEVIFEDPSDDRTRKFISGELIY, from the coding sequence ATGCTCCGTGCGACCGACGTTACACAGGCCTACGGCGACGAAGCCGTCTTCCGAAACGTCTCTATCGACATCGAACCCGGCGAGGTCGTCGCCGTCATCGGCCCCTCGGGCGTCGGCAAGACGACGCTGCTCCGGATGCTCGCGCTGTCGCTCGAACCGGACGACGGGGCCGTCACCTTCGACGGAACGGACGTGTGGACCGCCGACGAAACCGAGCGGCTGTCGCTGCGCCGCCGTATCGGGATGGTCTTTCAGGAGGCCAGCCTCTTCGATGGGTCGGTCGCCCGCAACGTCGAATACGGGCTTCGCATCCGCAGGTCGTGGGGCGAACGGTTCCGTAGCGAACTCCGCTCGCTCGTCGGGGCGAACGGCACCGCCGACGCCGTTTGCGAGTCCCTCGATATCGTTGGCCTGACCGAGAAGATGGACCAACACGCCGGCTCCCTCTCGGGCGGCGAGGCCCAACGTGTCTCCTTCGCCCGCGCGCTGGCCTACGACCCGGACGTCCTGTTGCTCGACGAGCCGACCTCGGACCTGGACCCGCGAAACACGGCCGTCATCGAGGAAGCAATCGCCGAGGCCCGGAGCCGGGGTATCGGCGTCGTCGTCGCGACACACGACATGCATCAGGCCGAGCGCGTCGCCGACCGCGTCGCGGTGCTGCTCGATGGGAGCATCACGGAAATCGCGCCGACGGAGGTCATCTTCGAGGACCCATCGGACGACCGCACCCGGAAGTTTATCTCGGGAGAGTTGATATACTGA
- a CDS encoding ABC transporter permease, with protein sequence MTVPLDSALQLLPAFLDLPFREGYVASIIYVSLYVSLIAVTLSTLFSIPVAIVMGFTDFPGKQFVKSVINTGMGFPSVVVGLVVLFAVSNQGPLGSLNLIFTKEAMIMSQFVLATPPITAISLAAITSVNENVRDAAHVLGGTRLDVALVVIKEARYGIATAILAGFGRAISEVGSVLIVGGNITSADGVSKTRTLTTAIQLEARQGQYETAMVLGAILVVLVLTINAIVVRFGDQGVQR encoded by the coding sequence GTGACCGTGCCGCTCGATTCGGCGCTACAGCTACTGCCGGCCTTCCTCGACCTCCCGTTTCGGGAGGGCTACGTCGCGAGCATCATCTACGTCTCGCTGTACGTGAGCCTCATCGCCGTGACGCTGAGTACGCTGTTCAGCATCCCAGTCGCCATCGTGATGGGCTTTACCGACTTCCCCGGCAAGCAGTTCGTGAAGTCGGTCATCAACACAGGGATGGGCTTTCCCAGCGTCGTCGTCGGCCTCGTGGTCCTGTTTGCGGTCTCCAATCAGGGACCGCTCGGGTCGCTGAACCTGATTTTCACCAAAGAGGCGATGATCATGTCGCAGTTCGTCCTCGCGACGCCGCCGATTACGGCCATCAGTCTCGCAGCTATCACGAGCGTGAACGAGAACGTCCGCGATGCCGCCCACGTCCTCGGCGGCACGCGACTCGACGTGGCGCTCGTCGTCATCAAGGAGGCGCGGTACGGCATCGCGACGGCCATCCTGGCCGGGTTCGGCCGCGCCATCAGCGAGGTCGGGTCCGTCCTCATCGTCGGCGGCAACATCACGAGCGCCGATGGCGTCTCGAAGACCCGGACGCTGACGACCGCCATCCAACTCGAAGCCCGGCAGGGCCAGTACGAGACCGCGATGGTGCTCGGCGCGATTTTGGTCGTCCTCGTGTTGACCATCAACGCCATCGTCGTCCGCTTCGGCGACCAGGGGGTCCAGCGCTGA
- a CDS encoding substrate-binding domain-containing protein: MPIQRRQFIAAVGAGTLTSVAGCGQAIGGNGAGGNQPDVAGETLTLTTTTSTYDTGLLDEIHPDFEEMYGVTVDAVAQGTGAALESARNGDSDVVMVHARGLEDEFMRNGYGINRRDLMFNDFVIVGPESDPAGVQGMSSATEALDAIADTEAPFVSRGDNSGTHAKERNLWAAAGTEPGGDWYQETGSGMGEALNIANQQGAYTLSDRGTFISQRSEIDLTILVQGPIEDGPEILANPYGIMAVNPGVHDNANYDLAMAYIGWITSPGAQEAISNYQMNGEQLFFPEAVSEDPNFQQYVPEGWSSDSSDE, encoded by the coding sequence ATGCCGATACAACGGCGACAGTTCATCGCGGCGGTGGGCGCGGGGACGCTCACGAGCGTGGCGGGGTGTGGACAGGCCATCGGCGGCAACGGCGCCGGCGGCAACCAACCGGACGTAGCCGGCGAGACGCTGACGCTTACGACGACGACGAGCACCTACGACACGGGGCTGCTCGACGAGATTCATCCCGACTTCGAGGAGATGTACGGCGTGACCGTTGACGCCGTCGCACAGGGGACCGGCGCGGCCCTCGAATCGGCCCGCAACGGCGATTCGGACGTGGTGATGGTCCACGCCCGCGGCCTCGAAGACGAGTTCATGCGCAACGGCTACGGCATCAACCGCCGGGACCTGATGTTCAACGACTTCGTCATCGTCGGCCCCGAAAGCGACCCGGCGGGCGTTCAGGGGATGAGTTCGGCGACCGAGGCGCTCGACGCCATCGCCGACACGGAAGCGCCGTTCGTCTCCCGTGGTGACAACTCCGGGACCCACGCCAAGGAACGCAACCTCTGGGCGGCGGCGGGAACCGAACCCGGCGGCGACTGGTATCAGGAGACCGGCAGCGGGATGGGCGAGGCGCTGAACATCGCCAACCAGCAGGGCGCCTACACTCTCTCGGACCGCGGGACCTTCATCTCCCAGCGCTCCGAAATCGACCTCACCATCCTCGTACAGGGCCCCATCGAGGACGGCCCGGAAATCCTCGCGAACCCCTACGGCATCATGGCGGTCAACCCCGGCGTCCACGACAACGCCAACTACGACCTCGCGATGGCCTACATCGGCTGGATTACCAGCCCCGGCGCACAGGAGGCCATTTCGAACTACCAGATGAACGGCGAACAGCTGTTCTTCCCCGAGGCCGTCTCCGAGGACCCGAACTTCCAACAGTACGTTCCGGAAGGTTGGAGTAGCGACTCCTCCGACGAGTGA
- the pth2 gene encoding peptidyl-tRNA hydrolase Pth2, which produces MKQAIVARTDVGMGKGKLAAQVAHASLQAYEDADSSTQSSWKSGGQKKIVLKGKSESQLQELADKARREGLPYALVRDAGHTQLEPGTVTALAVGPGPENVVDKVTGDLSLF; this is translated from the coding sequence ATGAAACAGGCCATCGTCGCCCGCACCGACGTTGGGATGGGGAAAGGTAAACTCGCCGCACAGGTCGCACACGCCTCGCTGCAGGCCTACGAGGACGCCGATTCCAGTACCCAATCGTCGTGGAAATCCGGCGGTCAGAAGAAAATCGTCCTGAAAGGCAAAAGCGAATCGCAGTTACAGGAACTCGCCGACAAGGCCCGGCGTGAAGGACTGCCCTACGCGCTGGTTCGTGACGCCGGCCACACGCAACTGGAACCCGGCACCGTCACCGCGCTCGCGGTCGGACCCGGCCCGGAGAACGTCGTCGACAAGGTAACGGGCGACCTCAGCCTCTTTTAG
- a CDS encoding Yip1 family protein encodes MALHALRDLLVSPRDFFESRHPQTLVWPAIGAILLVAVVTAVGLWAVMQLALADLPPEGRDAFQRVFGTVVVLLPIIMLISWAIIAGVVHLLVRGDAEAATYGRTFGIVGLAALLEIPATVIGFARAYMLFASVSFSDPQVAQRQIETASGGGDPLVLLVWVLVTLWKGYVWKEGLIGAYNLPSDSATLAAAAAVAISLLMVFFG; translated from the coding sequence ATGGCCCTCCACGCCCTCCGGGACCTGCTCGTGTCCCCGAGAGACTTCTTCGAATCGCGCCACCCGCAAACGCTCGTCTGGCCCGCTATCGGTGCTATCCTGCTGGTGGCAGTCGTCACCGCCGTCGGCCTGTGGGCGGTGATGCAACTCGCGCTCGCGGACCTCCCGCCCGAGGGGCGCGACGCGTTCCAGCGGGTGTTCGGCACCGTCGTCGTCCTCCTTCCGATTATCATGCTTATCAGTTGGGCCATCATCGCCGGCGTCGTCCACCTTCTCGTCCGTGGCGATGCCGAGGCGGCGACCTACGGCCGGACGTTCGGTATCGTCGGCCTCGCGGCCCTCCTCGAAATCCCCGCGACCGTTATCGGCTTCGCGCGGGCCTACATGCTGTTCGCATCGGTGTCGTTTTCGGACCCCCAAGTGGCACAGCGACAAATCGAAACAGCATCAGGCGGCGGCGACCCGCTTGTGTTGCTCGTCTGGGTTCTCGTGACGCTCTGGAAAGGCTACGTCTGGAAGGAGGGGCTGATCGGTGCCTACAACCTCCCAAGCGACAGCGCGACGCTGGCCGCGGCCGCCGCCGTCGCCATCTCGCTTCTCATGGTGTTCTTCGGTTAA
- the dcd gene encoding dCTP deaminase, with protein MILSDADIRRRLTDGDLVVEPLDDPELQIQPASIDLRLGREFLEFQRTNIPCIHPNSEQEVDEYVDETYVEEGEDFILHPGDFVLGTTKERVEIPADLIAHVEGRSSLGRLAVVVHATAGLCDPGYEGQITLELSNLGTAPVALTPDMRISQLTFTELKNPAERPYGAERGSKYQGQAGPQASRIQSDEEFGGEQLDR; from the coding sequence ATGATACTCTCCGATGCGGACATCCGCCGTCGCCTGACGGACGGCGACCTCGTCGTCGAACCTCTCGACGACCCCGAGTTGCAGATTCAGCCCGCCAGCATCGACCTCCGACTCGGCCGGGAGTTCCTGGAGTTCCAGCGCACCAACATCCCCTGTATCCACCCCAACAGCGAACAGGAGGTCGACGAGTACGTCGACGAGACCTACGTCGAGGAAGGCGAGGACTTCATCCTCCATCCCGGCGATTTCGTCCTCGGGACGACCAAGGAACGCGTCGAAATCCCGGCGGACCTCATCGCCCACGTCGAGGGCCGGTCGTCGCTCGGCCGGCTCGCGGTCGTCGTCCACGCGACGGCGGGCCTCTGTGACCCCGGCTACGAGGGTCAGATCACGCTCGAGTTGTCGAACCTCGGGACCGCGCCGGTCGCGCTGACGCCCGACATGCGCATCTCGCAGTTGACCTTCACCGAACTGAAAAACCCCGCCGAACGGCCCTACGGCGCCGAGCGCGGGTCGAAATATCAGGGACAGGCCGGGCCGCAGGCCTCCCGCATCCAGTCGGATGAGGAGTTCGGCGGCGAGCAACTGGACCGATGA
- a CDS encoding thiamine-phosphate synthase family protein, protein MKFIEEVVVEEFLPTFRAMLAGELRDRDRTQSEVAELLGISQSAVSKYAHGEVETNDVLAEDDRVVELVDRLADGLTSGDMTRVQALVETEVLIRKLERGDVLARLHEEAFPPLADYEGALDIHDPESELRTAERVRSSVRRGVRTLETISGFAALIPAVGSNLVEALPDAKGIDDVAAVPGRILDIKGRATVPSDPEFGVSEHVASVLLAARSGGHDARAALNVRYDEDIIGKLEAAGYETVEFDAEADVGTAIADALADESNPDVLYQTGGFGIEPVCYILGADASAVVGTVRDIV, encoded by the coding sequence ATGAAGTTCATCGAAGAGGTCGTCGTCGAGGAGTTCCTCCCGACGTTTCGGGCGATGCTCGCAGGGGAGTTGCGCGACCGGGACCGCACCCAAAGCGAGGTCGCCGAACTGCTCGGAATCAGCCAGAGCGCCGTCTCGAAGTACGCCCACGGCGAGGTCGAGACCAACGACGTCCTCGCCGAGGACGACCGGGTCGTCGAGTTGGTCGACCGACTGGCCGACGGCCTCACCTCCGGCGACATGACACGCGTGCAGGCGCTCGTCGAGACCGAGGTACTCATCCGGAAACTGGAGCGCGGCGACGTGCTCGCTCGCCTCCACGAGGAGGCCTTCCCGCCGCTTGCCGACTACGAGGGCGCGCTTGATATCCACGACCCCGAAAGCGAACTGCGGACGGCCGAACGCGTCCGGTCGTCGGTCCGCCGCGGCGTCCGGACCCTCGAAACCATCAGCGGCTTCGCGGCGCTCATCCCGGCGGTCGGTTCGAATCTCGTCGAGGCGTTGCCGGACGCGAAGGGCATCGACGACGTCGCCGCCGTTCCCGGCCGAATCCTCGATATCAAAGGGCGGGCGACGGTTCCCAGCGACCCCGAGTTCGGTGTCTCCGAACACGTCGCCTCGGTTCTGCTGGCGGCCCGGAGCGGCGGCCACGACGCCCGCGCGGCACTGAACGTCCGCTACGACGAGGACATCATCGGGAAACTCGAGGCGGCGGGCTACGAGACCGTCGAGTTCGACGCCGAGGCGGACGTCGGGACGGCGATTGCCGACGCGCTGGCCGACGAGTCGAACCCCGACGTCCTCTATCAGACCGGCGGGTTCGGTATCGAACCCGTCTGCTACATCCTCGGTGCCGACGCCTCGGCGGTCGTCGGGACCGTCCGCGATATCGTCTGA
- a CDS encoding class I SAM-dependent methyltransferase — protein MAIAEFYGRWADCYDRIATAPGVGRWRRAAAAAVASPGDTIVEMGCGTGANLPYLRERVGPEGHVIGLDITPELLDRARRRAVEYDNVEVLRADATRPPFGGGDGTNIDAIVGSFVCGMFEDPAAVVGDWCDVVGTGGRIALLEATATDELLGRPLNPLFRAFTAVGAPGTDAWDVLRAPFRGVDTVLSERVSAAQSVLADRTVERRHETFALGFVDLLSGRVR, from the coding sequence ATGGCTATCGCCGAGTTCTACGGCCGCTGGGCCGACTGCTACGACCGCATCGCGACCGCACCCGGTGTCGGCCGCTGGCGTCGCGCGGCCGCCGCGGCCGTCGCCTCGCCCGGCGACACCATCGTCGAGATGGGCTGTGGAACCGGCGCGAACCTCCCGTATCTCCGTGAACGGGTCGGCCCCGAGGGCCACGTTATCGGCCTCGATATCACGCCCGAACTGCTCGACCGGGCGCGGAGACGCGCTGTGGAATACGACAACGTCGAGGTGCTGCGGGCCGACGCGACGCGGCCGCCGTTCGGTGGCGGCGATGGGACCAACATTGACGCTATCGTCGGCAGTTTCGTCTGCGGGATGTTCGAGGACCCGGCGGCCGTCGTCGGCGACTGGTGTGACGTCGTGGGAACCGGTGGCCGCATCGCATTGCTCGAAGCCACGGCGACCGACGAGTTGCTGGGTCGGCCGCTGAACCCGCTTTTCAGGGCCTTCACCGCTGTCGGAGCGCCCGGGACGGACGCTTGGGACGTACTCCGAGCGCCGTTCAGAGGTGTCGACACCGTTCTCTCGGAGCGAGTAAGCGCGGCACAGAGCGTCCTCGCTGACCGGACGGTCGAGCGACGCCACGAGACGTTCGCGCTCGGGTTCGTCGACCTGCTGTCCGGCCGCGTTCGCTAA